A genomic stretch from Malus domestica chromosome 15, GDT2T_hap1 includes:
- the LOC103454090 gene encoding sister chromatid cohesion protein PDS5 homolog B isoform X4, translated as MAESALQLVSEIGTHLRRQTRPNKDFIVKSLRQAASALSQLEHASSAEACKKLEPLREAIVHGLLQHRDKDVRLLVAICVTEMFRAMAPEPPFADKYLRNVFKLIISTFVELADMESPLFSRRAKIVETVARCKCCVIMLDVDCNDLVLEMFNAFFSVVRQHHQQSLMNDILSIMVHILNEEASQPLLDVVLRNLVKEAKDADSASSQLAVSVIQTCADKLESFVCGFLTSCILDGDADGSELKEFYHEIIFKIFGCAPHMLLAVIPNLTQELLTDQVDVRLKAVNLIGKLFTLPDHHIAQRYHDLFVEFLKRFSDKSADVRVSALQCAKVCYVTNPSGTESQEVLPALESRLLDFDDRVRTQAVIVACDLAMSNTRCFPPKIISQTTERLRDKKIPVRKKALQKLMEVYRDYCNKCFKGSMTISDHFEQIPCKILMLCFDKDCMDFRSQNMELVLAEDLFPAGLSVHEITRHWIHLFSLFTPLHIKALNSILSQKQRLQSEMQTYLANRKKEKGSNSEEMQKRYKVQFSKMAVSFADPSRAEECFEKFNQMKDNNIFNSLALLLDDLQFKEARASRDKFLNMIGGKHQNFEFLRTLSSKCSYNIFSAAHVCCILDDLSSNSPGKRNLEASSVRLLLSITSFFPTLLRGSEVQLQKLLKETDPINDKLIEVLAKAGPHIFVKLSEIYPFLKRVCLEGTRVQSKYAVSAIAALVDHSKQLIFQDLCKELVDSLLVGQNIPTVLQSLGCLAQHSVSTFQSQVGEITHYIYQKMFQVNSSDFIDSCDDASGSSDSCKLKIYGLKTLVKSFLPHRGTHTKQQINELEDYSKWQIDELWDILSIMLQKGETAEGITSCESDKACIRLAAAKSVLRLARRWDFHISPEIFHFTILMAKDDSPLVRRSFLDKTHKLLKEHVIPSRYACAFAMATSDCLKDLQDDSLKYIAEFVKDYSREAQVRQISGVQEGLNTDFPAYIVVFLIHILAHDTGFPPEDCQDEKAYAQFCGPLLGLLQVLVNASNADGALDVAKDSVLYLICIFRAIKRAEDAIDTELTGKLHILAEIGHSFVTLTNHNALSSLHAPGKIFLPSSLYKSNSRCLTQSCFDEYFFKRVVDIFKSNLSLKSLFAFQPAGALPRRGRKCQEDITQSGVVKDSKHIVTSSKIVNLCNDGEAEPRKAEKQGTCRGGCRRKRDLSPNDSGIGYQNGLSKKSDITLEKEILSSCDSVATVGGSNVTVQNIKKNTIPLMGNVNVKRSINVESNDPRSNLKGPCSLKEIGKKAEALIGQRIKFLSPEDKCFYSGTVDGYNTQNNTYKITCDGSGDVQLVCLESKSWEPISEGSLEERKRKLGKKAFVDTSASEVTNVNEDAVARRTRRQKKLNEL; from the exons ATGGCCGAGTCCGCGCTGCAACTCGTCTCCGAAATCGGCACCCACCTCCGCCGCCAAACGCGCCCAAACAAGGACTTCATCGTCAAATCTCTCCGA CAAGCTGCAAGTGCTTTGTCGCAGTTAGAACATGCTTCTTCGGCTGAAGCTTGTAAGAAGTTGGAGCCCCTGAGAGAAGCTATTGTGCATGGCTTGCTTCAGCATAGGGATAAGGACGTCAGGCTTCTTGTGGCCATCTGTGTAACTGAAATGTTTCGGGCTATGGCACCCGAACCCCCTTTTGCGGACAAATATCTAAGG AACGTTTTTAAACTCATTATCAGCACGTTCGTCGAGCTAGCTGATATGGAGAGCCCGCTCTTTTCGAGGAGGGCCAAAATAGTAGAGACTGTTGCGCGATGTAAATGTTGTGTGATCATGTTGGATGTTGACTGCAATGATCTAGTTCTCGAAATGTTCAATGCCTTCTTCTCTGTTGTGAG GCAACATCATCAGCAGAGTTTGATGAATGATATTTTGTCTATAATGGTTCATATACTAAACGAGGAAGCTTCTCAGCCACTTTTGGATGTGGTTCTACGAAATCTTGTGAAGGAGGCAAAG GATGCAGATTCTGCTTCTTCTCAGCTTGCAGTTTCTGTGATCCAAACATGTGCAGACAAACTTGAGTCCTTTGTTTGTGGGTTTCTGACATCTTGTATTTTGGATGGAGATGCTGATGGGAGTGAGCTCAAGGAATTTTACCATgaaatcatttttaaaatttttgggTGTGCTCCTCATATGCTTCTTGCTGTCATTCCAAATTTGACTCAAGAGTTACTG ACTGATCAGGTTGATGTCCGACTCAAAGCTGTTAATTTAATTGGAAAACTTTTCACACTGCCTGATCACCATATTGCACAAAGGTATCATGACCTCTTCGTTGAGTTTTTGAAAAGATTTTCGGATAAATCTGCGGACGTTAGAGTTAGTGCTCTACAATGTGCTAAAGTTTGCTATGTGACCAACCCCTCTGGGACGGAATCACAAGAAGTTCTCC CTGCCCTTGAAAGTCGGCTACTAGATTTTGATGATAGGGTGAGAACACAGGCAGTGATTGTTGCCTGTGATCTTGCCATGTCTAATACGAGATGCTTTCCTCCCAAAATAATATCTCAGACCACTGAAAGACTTAGGGATAAGAAG ATACCCGTTAGAAAGAAAGCTTTGCAGAAGTTGATGGAAGTATATCGAGATTATTGTAACAAATGCTTTAAAGGCTCTATGACAATCAGTGACCACTTTGAACAGATTCCTTGTAAAATATTGATGCTATGCTTTGATAAAGATTGTATGGATTTCAG GTCCCAAAATATGGAGCTTGTTCTTGCAGAAGATCTATTTCCAGCTGGTCTTTCAGTTCATGAAATTACAAGGCACTGGATCCACTTGTTTTCTCTTTTCACCCCACTTCATATAAAGGCTTTGAACTCTATTTTATCTCAGAAACAAAG GTTGCAAAGTGAGATGCAAACTTATTTAGCCAATCGAAAGAAAGAGAAG GGGAGTAATTCAGAAGAGATGCAGAAGAGATATAAAGTTCAGTTCTCAAAAATGGCAGTCTCCTTTGCAGACCCTTCAAGAGCAGAAGAGTGCTTTGAAAAATTTAACCAAATGAAAGATAATAACATTTTTAATTCACTGGCTCTGTTATTGGATGACCTGCAATTTAAAGAAGCCCGTGCAAGCAGA GACAAATTTCTGAATATGATTGGCGGGAAACATcagaattttgagtttttacgAACACTTTCCTCAAAATGCTCTTATAATATATTCAGTGCAGCGCATGTTTGCTGTATTCTAGATGATCTATCCAGTAACAGTCCTGGAAAGAGAAACTTGGAGGCTTCTTCTGTCAGACTTCTGCTG TCAATCACCAGCTTTTTCCCAACACTCTTAAGAGGTTCAGAAGTGCAACTTCAGAAGTTATTAAAGGAGACGGACCCAATTAATGATAAGTTGATTGAAGTGTTAGCCAAAGCAGGCCCTCACATATTTGTTAAACTCAG TGAAATCTACCCCTTTCTGAAGAGGGTTTGTCTGGAGGGGACTCGCGTTCAGTCAAAATATGCTGTTTCAGCAATTGCTGCTTTAGTTGATCATTCAAAGCAATTGATTTTCCAAGATCTATGTAAG GAACTTGTGGATTCTCTACTAGTTGGGCAGAACATACCAACAGTGTTACAGTCCTTGGGATGTCTTGCACAGCATTCTGTTTCAACATTCCAAAGCCAAGTTGGAGAGATCACCCATTATATATATCAAAAAATGTTCCAA GTGAACTCTTCAGATTTTATAGACTCTTGTGATGATGCATCCGGGTCTAGTGATTCTTGCAAATTAAAG ATATATGGCCTGAAAACACTTGTCAAGAGCTTCTTGCCACACAGGGGAACTCACACCAAACAGCAAATTAATGAGCTTGAGGACTACAGCAAATGGCAAATTGATGAGCTCTGGGACATTTTGTCAATAATGCTGCAAAAGGGAGAAACTGCTGAGGGTATCACCTCATG TGAAAGTGATAAGGCTTGTATTAGATTAGCTGCTGCAAAGTCTGTTCTCCGGCTTGCTCGAAGATGGGATTTCCATATTTCTCCAGAGATCTTTCACTTTACAATTTTAATGGCAAAG GATGATTCTCCATTGGTGAGAAGATCATTTCTTGATAAAACTCACAAATTACTGAAGGAGCATGTTATACCTAGTAGATATGCATGTGCTTTCGCAATGGCCACTTCAGATTGCCTCAAGGATCTGCAGGATGAT TCGTTAAAATATATTGCAGAATTTGTCAAAGATTACAGTAGAGAAGCTCAAGTGCGTCAAATCTCTGGAGTCCAAGAAGGATTAAACACTGATTTTCCAGCATACATAGTGGTGTTCTTGATCCATATTCTTGCTCATGATACAGGCTTCCCACCTGAAGACTGTCAAGATGAAAAAGCATATGCTCAGTTTTGcgg TCCACTGTTAGGTTTATTGCAGGTTTTAGTCAATGCTAGTAATGCTGACGGGGCTCTGGATGTTGCCAAGGATTCTGTCTTGTATTTGATTTGCATTTTTCGTGCAATTAAGAGAGCTGAGGATGCTATAGACACTGAATTAACCGGT AAGCTGCATATTCTGGCAGAAATTGGGCATTCTTTTGTGACGTTAACAAATCACAATGCCCTCTCCTCATTACATGCTCCTGGGAAAATTTTTCTACCATCATCCTTATATAAA TCCAATTCAAGATGCCTCACTCAATCATGTTTTGATGAGTACTTTTTCAAAAGAGTAGTTGACATATTTAAATCAAATCTCTCTTTG AAATCTTTATTCGCATTTCAGCCTGCCGGTGCTCTTCCTAGACGTGGGCGTAAATGTCAAGAGGATATCACACAATCTGGTGTTGTCAAGGACAGCAAACATATCGTAACATCTTCCAAGATAGTTAATTTGTGCAATGATGGGGAAGCTGAACCCCGAAAGGCTGAGAAACAAGGCACCTGTAGGGGAGGATGTAGAAGAAAACGGGATCTCTCTCCAAATGATTCTGGTATTGGTTACCAGAATGGTTTATCTAAAAAATCTGATATTACTTTGGAAAAAGAAATACTTTCATCCTGTGATTCTGTGGCTACAGTCGGTGGATCAAATGTCACTGTccagaatattaaaaaaaataccatTCCATTGATGGGAAATGTTAATGTGAAAAGAAGCATTAATGTGGAATCCAATGACCCCAGATCGAATCTAAAGGGTCCTTGCAGCTTAAAG GAAATTGGTAAGAAGGCTGAGGCATTGATTGGGCAAAGGATCAAATTTTTGTCTCCAGAAGATAAATG TTTTTATTCAGGTACAGTGGATGGTTATAATACTCAAAACAATACATACAAG ATCACATGTGATGGTAGCGGGGATGTTCAATTAGTATGCTTGGAAAGTAAGAGCTGGGAACCTATAAGTGAGGGTTCACTGGAGGAAAGG AAACGAAAGCTGGGGAAAAAAGCTTTTGTGGACACCTCGGCATCAGAAGTTACTAATGTAAATGAGGATGCT GTGGCTAGAAGAACTCGAAGACAAAAGAAACTAAATGAGCTATGA
- the LOC103454090 gene encoding sister chromatid cohesion protein PDS5 homolog B isoform X6, giving the protein MAESALQLVSEIGTHLRRQTRPNKDFIVKSLRQAASALSQLEHASSAEACKKLEPLREAIVHGLLQHRDKDVRLLVAICVTEMFRAMAPEPPFADKYLRNVFKLIISTFVELADMESPLFSRRAKIVETVARCKCCVIMLDVDCNDLVLEMFNAFFSVVRQHHQQSLMNDILSIMVHILNEEASQPLLDVVLRNLVKEAKDADSASSQLAVSVIQTCADKLESFVCGFLTSCILDGDADGSELKEFYHEIIFKIFGCAPHMLLAVIPNLTQELLTDQVDVRLKAVNLIGKLFTLPDHHIAQRYHDLFVEFLKRFSDKSADVRVSALQCAKVCYVTNPSGTESQEVLPALESRLLDFDDRVRTQAVIVACDLAMSNTRCFPPKIISQTTERLRDKKIPVRKKALQKLMEVYRDYCNKCFKGSMTISDHFEQIPCKILMLCFDKDCMDFRSQNMELVLAEDLFPAGLSVHEITRHWIHLFSLFTPLHIKALNSILSQKQRLQSEMQTYLANRKKEKGSNSEEMQKRYKVQFSKMAVSFADPSRAEECFEKFNQMKDNNIFNSLALLLDDLQFKEARASRDKFLNMIGGKHQNFEFLRTLSSKCSYNIFSAAHVCCILDDLSSNSPGKRNLEASSVRLLLSITSFFPTLLRGSEVQLQKLLKETDPINDKLIEVLAKAGPHIFVKLSEIYPFLKRVCLEGTRVQSKYAVSAIAALVDHSKQLIFQDLCKELVDSLLVGQNIPTVLQSLGCLAQHSVSTFQSQVGEITHYIYQKMFQVNSSDFIDSCDDASGSSDSCKLKIYGLKTLVKSFLPHRGTHTKQQINELEDYSKWQIDELWDILSIMLQKGETAEGITSCESDKACIRLAAAKSVLRLARRWDFHISPEIFHFTILMAKDDSPLVRRSFLDKTHKLLKEHVIPSRYACAFAMATSDCLKDLQDDSLKYIAEFVKDYSREAQVRQISGVQEGLNTDFPAYIVVFLIHILAHDTGFPPEDCQDEKAYAQFCGPLLGLLQVLVNASNADGALDVAKDSVLYLICIFRAIKRAEDAIDTELTGKLHILAEIGHSFVTLTNHNALSSLHAPGKIFLPSSLYKSNSRCLTQSCFDEYFFKRVVDIFKSNLSLPAGALPRRGRKCQEDITQSGVVKDSKHIVTSSKIVNLCNDGEAEPRKAEKQGTCRGGCRRKRDLSPNDSGIGYQNGLSKKSDITLEKEILSSCDSVATVGGSNVTVQNIKKNTIPLMGNVNVKRSINVESNDPRSNLKGPCSLKEIGKKAEALIGQRIKFLSPEDKCFYSGTVDGYNTQNNTYKITCDGSGDVQLVCLESKSWEPISEGSLEERFWMWQKRKLGKKAFVDTSASEVTNVNEDAVARRTRRQKKLNEL; this is encoded by the exons ATGGCCGAGTCCGCGCTGCAACTCGTCTCCGAAATCGGCACCCACCTCCGCCGCCAAACGCGCCCAAACAAGGACTTCATCGTCAAATCTCTCCGA CAAGCTGCAAGTGCTTTGTCGCAGTTAGAACATGCTTCTTCGGCTGAAGCTTGTAAGAAGTTGGAGCCCCTGAGAGAAGCTATTGTGCATGGCTTGCTTCAGCATAGGGATAAGGACGTCAGGCTTCTTGTGGCCATCTGTGTAACTGAAATGTTTCGGGCTATGGCACCCGAACCCCCTTTTGCGGACAAATATCTAAGG AACGTTTTTAAACTCATTATCAGCACGTTCGTCGAGCTAGCTGATATGGAGAGCCCGCTCTTTTCGAGGAGGGCCAAAATAGTAGAGACTGTTGCGCGATGTAAATGTTGTGTGATCATGTTGGATGTTGACTGCAATGATCTAGTTCTCGAAATGTTCAATGCCTTCTTCTCTGTTGTGAG GCAACATCATCAGCAGAGTTTGATGAATGATATTTTGTCTATAATGGTTCATATACTAAACGAGGAAGCTTCTCAGCCACTTTTGGATGTGGTTCTACGAAATCTTGTGAAGGAGGCAAAG GATGCAGATTCTGCTTCTTCTCAGCTTGCAGTTTCTGTGATCCAAACATGTGCAGACAAACTTGAGTCCTTTGTTTGTGGGTTTCTGACATCTTGTATTTTGGATGGAGATGCTGATGGGAGTGAGCTCAAGGAATTTTACCATgaaatcatttttaaaatttttgggTGTGCTCCTCATATGCTTCTTGCTGTCATTCCAAATTTGACTCAAGAGTTACTG ACTGATCAGGTTGATGTCCGACTCAAAGCTGTTAATTTAATTGGAAAACTTTTCACACTGCCTGATCACCATATTGCACAAAGGTATCATGACCTCTTCGTTGAGTTTTTGAAAAGATTTTCGGATAAATCTGCGGACGTTAGAGTTAGTGCTCTACAATGTGCTAAAGTTTGCTATGTGACCAACCCCTCTGGGACGGAATCACAAGAAGTTCTCC CTGCCCTTGAAAGTCGGCTACTAGATTTTGATGATAGGGTGAGAACACAGGCAGTGATTGTTGCCTGTGATCTTGCCATGTCTAATACGAGATGCTTTCCTCCCAAAATAATATCTCAGACCACTGAAAGACTTAGGGATAAGAAG ATACCCGTTAGAAAGAAAGCTTTGCAGAAGTTGATGGAAGTATATCGAGATTATTGTAACAAATGCTTTAAAGGCTCTATGACAATCAGTGACCACTTTGAACAGATTCCTTGTAAAATATTGATGCTATGCTTTGATAAAGATTGTATGGATTTCAG GTCCCAAAATATGGAGCTTGTTCTTGCAGAAGATCTATTTCCAGCTGGTCTTTCAGTTCATGAAATTACAAGGCACTGGATCCACTTGTTTTCTCTTTTCACCCCACTTCATATAAAGGCTTTGAACTCTATTTTATCTCAGAAACAAAG GTTGCAAAGTGAGATGCAAACTTATTTAGCCAATCGAAAGAAAGAGAAG GGGAGTAATTCAGAAGAGATGCAGAAGAGATATAAAGTTCAGTTCTCAAAAATGGCAGTCTCCTTTGCAGACCCTTCAAGAGCAGAAGAGTGCTTTGAAAAATTTAACCAAATGAAAGATAATAACATTTTTAATTCACTGGCTCTGTTATTGGATGACCTGCAATTTAAAGAAGCCCGTGCAAGCAGA GACAAATTTCTGAATATGATTGGCGGGAAACATcagaattttgagtttttacgAACACTTTCCTCAAAATGCTCTTATAATATATTCAGTGCAGCGCATGTTTGCTGTATTCTAGATGATCTATCCAGTAACAGTCCTGGAAAGAGAAACTTGGAGGCTTCTTCTGTCAGACTTCTGCTG TCAATCACCAGCTTTTTCCCAACACTCTTAAGAGGTTCAGAAGTGCAACTTCAGAAGTTATTAAAGGAGACGGACCCAATTAATGATAAGTTGATTGAAGTGTTAGCCAAAGCAGGCCCTCACATATTTGTTAAACTCAG TGAAATCTACCCCTTTCTGAAGAGGGTTTGTCTGGAGGGGACTCGCGTTCAGTCAAAATATGCTGTTTCAGCAATTGCTGCTTTAGTTGATCATTCAAAGCAATTGATTTTCCAAGATCTATGTAAG GAACTTGTGGATTCTCTACTAGTTGGGCAGAACATACCAACAGTGTTACAGTCCTTGGGATGTCTTGCACAGCATTCTGTTTCAACATTCCAAAGCCAAGTTGGAGAGATCACCCATTATATATATCAAAAAATGTTCCAA GTGAACTCTTCAGATTTTATAGACTCTTGTGATGATGCATCCGGGTCTAGTGATTCTTGCAAATTAAAG ATATATGGCCTGAAAACACTTGTCAAGAGCTTCTTGCCACACAGGGGAACTCACACCAAACAGCAAATTAATGAGCTTGAGGACTACAGCAAATGGCAAATTGATGAGCTCTGGGACATTTTGTCAATAATGCTGCAAAAGGGAGAAACTGCTGAGGGTATCACCTCATG TGAAAGTGATAAGGCTTGTATTAGATTAGCTGCTGCAAAGTCTGTTCTCCGGCTTGCTCGAAGATGGGATTTCCATATTTCTCCAGAGATCTTTCACTTTACAATTTTAATGGCAAAG GATGATTCTCCATTGGTGAGAAGATCATTTCTTGATAAAACTCACAAATTACTGAAGGAGCATGTTATACCTAGTAGATATGCATGTGCTTTCGCAATGGCCACTTCAGATTGCCTCAAGGATCTGCAGGATGAT TCGTTAAAATATATTGCAGAATTTGTCAAAGATTACAGTAGAGAAGCTCAAGTGCGTCAAATCTCTGGAGTCCAAGAAGGATTAAACACTGATTTTCCAGCATACATAGTGGTGTTCTTGATCCATATTCTTGCTCATGATACAGGCTTCCCACCTGAAGACTGTCAAGATGAAAAAGCATATGCTCAGTTTTGcgg TCCACTGTTAGGTTTATTGCAGGTTTTAGTCAATGCTAGTAATGCTGACGGGGCTCTGGATGTTGCCAAGGATTCTGTCTTGTATTTGATTTGCATTTTTCGTGCAATTAAGAGAGCTGAGGATGCTATAGACACTGAATTAACCGGT AAGCTGCATATTCTGGCAGAAATTGGGCATTCTTTTGTGACGTTAACAAATCACAATGCCCTCTCCTCATTACATGCTCCTGGGAAAATTTTTCTACCATCATCCTTATATAAA TCCAATTCAAGATGCCTCACTCAATCATGTTTTGATGAGTACTTTTTCAAAAGAGTAGTTGACATATTTAAATCAAATCTCTCTTTG CCTGCCGGTGCTCTTCCTAGACGTGGGCGTAAATGTCAAGAGGATATCACACAATCTGGTGTTGTCAAGGACAGCAAACATATCGTAACATCTTCCAAGATAGTTAATTTGTGCAATGATGGGGAAGCTGAACCCCGAAAGGCTGAGAAACAAGGCACCTGTAGGGGAGGATGTAGAAGAAAACGGGATCTCTCTCCAAATGATTCTGGTATTGGTTACCAGAATGGTTTATCTAAAAAATCTGATATTACTTTGGAAAAAGAAATACTTTCATCCTGTGATTCTGTGGCTACAGTCGGTGGATCAAATGTCACTGTccagaatattaaaaaaaataccatTCCATTGATGGGAAATGTTAATGTGAAAAGAAGCATTAATGTGGAATCCAATGACCCCAGATCGAATCTAAAGGGTCCTTGCAGCTTAAAG GAAATTGGTAAGAAGGCTGAGGCATTGATTGGGCAAAGGATCAAATTTTTGTCTCCAGAAGATAAATG TTTTTATTCAGGTACAGTGGATGGTTATAATACTCAAAACAATACATACAAG ATCACATGTGATGGTAGCGGGGATGTTCAATTAGTATGCTTGGAAAGTAAGAGCTGGGAACCTATAAGTGAGGGTTCACTGGAGGAAAGG TTTTGGATGTGGCAGAAACGAAAGCTGGGGAAAAAAGCTTTTGTGGACACCTCGGCATCAGAAGTTACTAATGTAAATGAGGATGCT GTGGCTAGAAGAACTCGAAGACAAAAGAAACTAAATGAGCTATGA